The sequence AATTTTAAATAAAGAAAAAGGGCTCGTGCTATACGGTCTCACGCCGCCAAAGGCTGAATTTGAAGAGGCAAAGCTGCGTGAGATATCAGAACGCTGGAGCGGGCGGATAAATGATATCAAGGCCGACGGGCTCGTGCTTTACGAGGTGCAAGACGAGAGCGAGCGAAATGATAACGAGAGGACATTTGAGTTTAGTGGGACGCTAAGCCCAGAAATTTACTACAAAAAGTACCTAAACGTCGCTACTCCTAGTATATTTTACCGTGTGGCTAGCGGATACGGCGAGGATGATTTTCGCGCAGCGCTTAAGGCTCAAAGCTCAAATTTAAACGTGCTAGTGGGGGCAACTTCAAGCACGCAAAAAGTGAGGCTAAATTTAGCTCGCGCTTACGAGATCGCTAGCGAATTTAAAGAGTTGGCAGTGGGCGGTGTCTGTATCGCAGAGCGTCACGGCAAAAAGGGCGATGAGCCACAAAGGATGCGTGAAAAGATCGCAGCTGGGGCTAAATTTTTCATATCGCAAGCGATCTTTGACGCACAGCTAGCGCATAAATTTTTAGAGGATTGCGCGGCTGCAAAGATAAGTGAGCCGATATTTCTTACATTTAGCACAGCGGGCAATGCAAAAACGCTTGAATTTATCAAATGGCTCGGAGTGAGCGTGCCAAGCTCGGTCGAAGAGAGGCTAAATTTAAGCTCAGACTACCTAGCTAGTAGCTGCGAGATCATCAAAGAAATTTGGTGCGAGCTAAAGAAATTTGGCGATGAAAATGGGCTAAATTTAAGCATAAATATAGAAAGCGTTATGGCAAAACGCGCCGAGATCGAAGCGAGCCTGGAGCTAACGCATAAGATGAGAGAGGTGCTTTATTCTAGCGAGTGAAGGTCATTAAATTTATCTATTTAAAAGTGAGTTTTTGGTTAAATTAAATAGATTTTTTAATATTAATTTAAAGTTGAAATAAATTATGACTAATATATTATTATGCGGTGGTTCTGGTACGAGGTTATGGCCTATTAGCAGGACTTTGATGCCAAAACAATTTATTAAATTATTTGATGATAGGTCTCTTTTTCAGCTAACAGCACTGCGAAATAGTGAAATTTGCGATAGGACATTTGTTATAACAAATGTTGATCATTACTACTTAGCAATGGATCAGATAGAAAATTTAAATATCACAAATTTCAAATATCTGCTTGAGCCAGTTGGTAGAAATACTGCTCCAGCGATTACATTGTCTTGCCTCGCACTTGATCCAAATGAAGTGGTTTTAGTAACGCCATCGGATCATTTGATAAAGGATGTTAAAGAGTATCAAAAGAGCGTAAAGGTAGCAAAAGAGCTGGCTGAACAAAATTTTTTAGTTACTTTTGGCATAAAACCAAGTTCGCCTGAGACTGGATTTGGCTATATTGAGAGTTTTAGTGGTGATGTAAAGGCTTTTTATGAAAAGCCAGACCATGAAAGGGCAGTTAAATTTCTAAAAGATCAGAATTTCTACTGGAATTCAGGCATATTTGTCTTTAAGGCAGGTGTTTTCTTGGATCAGATGAAAATTTTTGCCCCTGAGATACTTGAAGCATGTAAGCTAGCTTTCAATAACGCAAAAAAAGATGAATTTGATATTAAAATAGACACTACCGATATGCAAAATATCCCACAAAACAGCATAGATTATGCTGTGATGGAAAAATCAGATATCGTAAAAATGGTAGCACTAGATGCATCTTGGAGCGATCTTGGAAGCTTTGATAGTTTGGATGAGCAGCTACCAAAAGATACCAATGGTAATACAATAAATAGCGATCTGGTGCATATAAATTCTCACAATAACCTAGTCTTATCTAGTGGCAAAAAAATAGCCTTGATAGATGTTGATGATCTAACTATAGTTGATACAAAAGATGCTCTTTTAATATCTAAAAAATCCTCTAGCCAAAAAGTAAAAAATGTGGTAGAAATTTTAAAAGAGGAGAGCTCTGAGCTTTGCAATGCTCATCTTACTACGAACAGACCATGGGGGAACTACACTGTTCTTGAAAATCAAGATGGCTATAAGATAAAAATAATAGAGGTAAAACCTGGTAAAAGGCTATCTTTACAAAAGCATTTTCACAGAAATGAGCACTGGATAGTACTATCAGGTAGTGCCACTGTGACGATCGGCGAGACAACTAGACTTGTTTGTCCTAATGAGTCTATCTATATAAAAATGGGTGAAATTCATAGGCTATCTAATGAAGGTAAGATCCCTGTGGTTTTAATAGAAGCTCAAGTCGGCGAATATACAGGTGAAGATGATATAATTCGCCTAGATGATGATTTTAAAAGGTGATTTATGGATAAAAAAGTAGCGTTAATAACTGGTATAACTGGCCAAGATGGATCGTATTTGGCGGAATTTTTACTAAAAAAAGGTTATATAGTCCATGGCATAAAAAGGAGAACAAGTCTTTTTAATACAGATAGAATAGATCATCTTTATCAAGATCCACATGTTGATAATAGAAACTTTTTCTTGCACTATGGCGATATGACTGACTCTATGAATTTAACAAGGATCATCCAAGAGGTACAGCCAGATGAAATTTATAACCTAGCTGCCATGAGCCACGTACATGTAAGCTTTGAGACTCCAGAGTATGTCGCAAATGCTGATGGTACAGGCACTCTTAGACTGCTTGAGGCTATAAGGATACTAGGACTTGAGAAAAAGACTAAAATTTATCAAGCATCTACCTCTGAGCTTTACGGAAAAGTGCAAGAGACACCGCAGAGCGAGACTACGCCGTTTTATCCAAGAAGCCCTTATGCGGTCGCAAAGATGTATGCGTACTGGATAACGGTTAATTATAGAGAAGCTTATGGCATTTTTGCTTGTAATGGTATATTGTTTAATCATGAATCACCAGTTAGAGGCGAGACTTTCGTCACTAGAAAGATCACAAGAGCAGCTAGTAAGATAGCGCTTGGACTTCAAGACAAACTTTATCTTGGAAATTTAGACGCCAAAAGAGACTGGGGTCATGCAAAAGACTATGTGAAGATGATGTGGATGATACTTCAAGCCCCACAGCCAGAAGACTGGGTGATAGCAACTGGGCAAACGACAGCGGTTAGAGACTTTGTAAAATTTGCATTTGCTTATGCTGGTATAAATTTGAGATTTGAAGGGGCTGGTGTAGACGAGGTAGGAGTTGTGGACTCACTAAATTTTGAAAAGTCAAAAGAGTTAAATTTAAATTTGTCTCATTTAAACGTTGGTCAAACTGTGGTTTGCGTGGATCCAAGATATTTTAGACCAACAGAGGTTGATTTGCTACTTGGAGATCCTAGTAAGGCAGAGAAAAAACTAGGCTGGAAGAGAGAATTTAACCTTCAAGACCTAGTAAATGATATGATGAAATCAGACTTAAAGCTCATGACAAAAGATCTCTATCTAAAAGATGGCGGATATGAGATAATGAGCTATTTCGAGTAAAAAATGGATAAAAATAGCAAAATTTATGTAGCAGGACATAAGGGACTGGTGGGCTCTGCTATAGTGAGAAATTTAAAATCAAAAGGCTATGAAAATATAATCACAAGAACTCATAGTGAGCTTGATCTTATGGATCAAAAAGCGGTTTGTGAGTTTTTTGAAAAAGAAAAACCTGAGTATGTAGTACTAGCTGCTGCAAAGGTCGGCGGAATAGTGGCTAATAGTACGTATAGGGCTGATTTTATATATGAAAATTTACAAATTCAAAATAATGTGATCCATCAAAGCTATGTGCATAAGGTAAAAAAACTATTATTTCTGGGGAGTACTTGCATATATCCTAAAGATGCTCCACAGCCAATGAGCGAGGGGGTGCTTTTGACATCTCCACTTGAATACACAAATGAGCCATATGCAATCGCTAAAATAGCTGGCATGAAGATGTGTGAGAACTATAATTTACAGTATGGTACAAATTTCATATCTGTTATGCCTACAAATTTGTATGGTCCAAATGATAACTTTGATCTAGAAACTTCGCATGTATTGCCAGCGCTTATAAGAAAGATACACCTAGCAAAGCTTTTAAGTGAAGAAAAATTTGGCGAAGTAGTAAAAGATCTAAAAGCAAGAGATATAAATGAAGCTATGGCTTATCTTGATAAATTTGGTATTTCAAAAGATAGAGTAGAAATTTGGGGCACAGGAGAGCCTAGACGAGAGTTTCTACACTCAGAAGATATGGCCGATGCCTGCGTGTTTTTACTGGAAAATAGAGACTTTAAAGATACTTATGATAAAAATAGCAAAGAAATAAGAAATACACATATAAATATAGGCACAGGCAAAGATATCTCGATAAATGAGCTAGCAAATTTGGTTAAAAGTATAATTGGCTTTAAAGGCGAGCTATATTTTAATGATAATAAGCCTGATGGAACAATGCTAAAACTAACGGACCCATCTAAGCTCCACTCTCTTGGCTGGAAACATAAAGTAGGGCTTGAAGATGGGATAAAGACACTTTATGAGTGGTATTTAAATGGCTAATCCAAAAAAGCTGTTAGCAATAACAACACGGCAAGAAAAGAAAAATTTTATAATTTTGATTTTTATGAGTATTTTTTTGTCGATTATTGAAACTGTTGGAATATCTGCTATTATGCCATTTATCACTTTGGCATCAGATCCGTCAAAAATAGTTAGCAATAAATACTCAAAAATAGTTTATGATTTTTTTGAATTTTCTACCGCTACAAATTTTATGATATTTTTTGGATTTTTTTTAATAGGATTTTATATTTTTAGAGCTACTTATTCAATGCTTTATAATTATATACTTAATAAATTTGCGTTTGGAAGATTTCATGCTTTTGCATTTAGGCTTTTTAAAAACTATACAAATTTGCCTTATAAAAGATTTGTAAAAAGAAATAGTGCAGAATTGATAAAGACTATCGTAAATGAAGCCTCAAATCTTTCTTTTTATATGCAAAGCCTACTTTTGATATTCTCGGAATTTTTTACTGTAGTATTGCTGTATGCCTTATTGCTTTTAATGGATTGGAAAATGACTCTAGTTTTAACTATTCTTTTGGGGGTAAAAGTATTATTTTTATTGTTTTTTCTAAAAAAAAGAATAGAAAAAGAAGGTTTAAAAAGGTCAATAATGCAATCAAAATTTTATAAAATTTTAAATGAAACATTTGGTAATTTCAAAATTATAAAACTTATACAAAATGAAGAAAAACTTTATAGTGAATTTTCAAACATAAGCTATGGTTATGCTAGAGCCAATATTGTAAGCAATACCTTAAACCAACTGCCTAGGCTTTCTCTAGAAACGATTGGCTTTAGCGTTCTTATAGGAATTGTTGTCTATGTTCTTTTTCAATATAACGATGCAAACTTTGTTTTGCCAATTATTTCTATGTATGCCCTAGCTTTATACAGAATTCTTCCAGCTTTAAACAGAATACTTTCTAACTATAATACTATTTTGTTTTTATCTAACTCTCTTGATATTGTATATAGTGATCTTAGCTATACTCCGCAAACAGAAGGAAAAGATTTTATAGATTTTAAAAACAAAATAGAATTAACAAATGTAAGTTTTGAGTATAACAAAAATAAAAAGGTTCTAGAAAATATCAATATAATTATAAACAAAGGCGATAAAGTTGCTTTTGTGGGAGAGAGTGGAAGCGGAAAGTCTACTCTAGTTGATTTGATTATTGGATTATATAAGCCACTTAGTGGTGAAATAGTTATAGATGATAAGAAATTAACCTCTGATAATGTAAAATCTTATAGGTCAAAAGTAGGCTATATACCACAATCAATATACCTTTTTGATGGCACGGTTGGAGAAAATGTGGCCTTTGGCTACGAATACAATAAAGAAAAAATTATAGAAGTTCTAAAAAAGGCTAATATATATGATTTTTTGTATTCGAAAGAAGGTATAGATAC is a genomic window of Campylobacter concisus containing:
- a CDS encoding mannose-1-phosphate guanylyltransferase/mannose-6-phosphate isomerase — translated: MTNILLCGGSGTRLWPISRTLMPKQFIKLFDDRSLFQLTALRNSEICDRTFVITNVDHYYLAMDQIENLNITNFKYLLEPVGRNTAPAITLSCLALDPNEVVLVTPSDHLIKDVKEYQKSVKVAKELAEQNFLVTFGIKPSSPETGFGYIESFSGDVKAFYEKPDHERAVKFLKDQNFYWNSGIFVFKAGVFLDQMKIFAPEILEACKLAFNNAKKDEFDIKIDTTDMQNIPQNSIDYAVMEKSDIVKMVALDASWSDLGSFDSLDEQLPKDTNGNTINSDLVHINSHNNLVLSSGKKIALIDVDDLTIVDTKDALLISKKSSSQKVKNVVEILKEESSELCNAHLTTNRPWGNYTVLENQDGYKIKIIEVKPGKRLSLQKHFHRNEHWIVLSGSATVTIGETTRLVCPNESIYIKMGEIHRLSNEGKIPVVLIEAQVGEYTGEDDIIRLDDDFKR
- a CDS encoding ABC transporter ATP-binding protein, translating into MANPKKLLAITTRQEKKNFIILIFMSIFLSIIETVGISAIMPFITLASDPSKIVSNKYSKIVYDFFEFSTATNFMIFFGFFLIGFYIFRATYSMLYNYILNKFAFGRFHAFAFRLFKNYTNLPYKRFVKRNSAELIKTIVNEASNLSFYMQSLLLIFSEFFTVVLLYALLLLMDWKMTLVLTILLGVKVLFLLFFLKKRIEKEGLKRSIMQSKFYKILNETFGNFKIIKLIQNEEKLYSEFSNISYGYARANIVSNTLNQLPRLSLETIGFSVLIGIVVYVLFQYNDANFVLPIISMYALALYRILPALNRILSNYNTILFLSNSLDIVYSDLSYTPQTEGKDFIDFKNKIELTNVSFEYNKNKKVLENINIIINKGDKVAFVGESGSGKSTLVDLIIGLYKPLSGEIVIDDKKLTSDNVKSYRSKVGYIPQSIYLFDGTVGENVAFGYEYNKEKIIEVLKKANIYDFLYSKEGIDTLVGDGGIQLSGGQKQRIGIARALYSDPEILVLDEATSALDNETEAKIMDEIYETSQDKTLLIIAHRLSTIERCDRKIMLSNGKII
- a CDS encoding GDP-L-fucose synthase family protein; amino-acid sequence: MDKNSKIYVAGHKGLVGSAIVRNLKSKGYENIITRTHSELDLMDQKAVCEFFEKEKPEYVVLAAAKVGGIVANSTYRADFIYENLQIQNNVIHQSYVHKVKKLLFLGSTCIYPKDAPQPMSEGVLLTSPLEYTNEPYAIAKIAGMKMCENYNLQYGTNFISVMPTNLYGPNDNFDLETSHVLPALIRKIHLAKLLSEEKFGEVVKDLKARDINEAMAYLDKFGISKDRVEIWGTGEPRREFLHSEDMADACVFLLENRDFKDTYDKNSKEIRNTHINIGTGKDISINELANLVKSIIGFKGELYFNDNKPDGTMLKLTDPSKLHSLGWKHKVGLEDGIKTLYEWYLNG
- a CDS encoding methylenetetrahydrofolate reductase, with the translated sequence MLKEKILNKEKGLVLYGLTPPKAEFEEAKLREISERWSGRINDIKADGLVLYEVQDESERNDNERTFEFSGTLSPEIYYKKYLNVATPSIFYRVASGYGEDDFRAALKAQSSNLNVLVGATSSTQKVRLNLARAYEIASEFKELAVGGVCIAERHGKKGDEPQRMREKIAAGAKFFISQAIFDAQLAHKFLEDCAAAKISEPIFLTFSTAGNAKTLEFIKWLGVSVPSSVEERLNLSSDYLASSCEIIKEIWCELKKFGDENGLNLSINIESVMAKRAEIEASLELTHKMREVLYSSE
- the gmd gene encoding GDP-mannose 4,6-dehydratase, giving the protein MDKKVALITGITGQDGSYLAEFLLKKGYIVHGIKRRTSLFNTDRIDHLYQDPHVDNRNFFLHYGDMTDSMNLTRIIQEVQPDEIYNLAAMSHVHVSFETPEYVANADGTGTLRLLEAIRILGLEKKTKIYQASTSELYGKVQETPQSETTPFYPRSPYAVAKMYAYWITVNYREAYGIFACNGILFNHESPVRGETFVTRKITRAASKIALGLQDKLYLGNLDAKRDWGHAKDYVKMMWMILQAPQPEDWVIATGQTTAVRDFVKFAFAYAGINLRFEGAGVDEVGVVDSLNFEKSKELNLNLSHLNVGQTVVCVDPRYFRPTEVDLLLGDPSKAEKKLGWKREFNLQDLVNDMMKSDLKLMTKDLYLKDGGYEIMSYFE